A DNA window from Vagococcus penaei contains the following coding sequences:
- a CDS encoding response regulator codes for MNVLIIEDDPMVASLNHQFVTRVYPNALVNSVQKIELARQLVKGKKVDLLLLDVYLPDMLGTDFLLELYRENISIPVILITAADDHQTVKHALDYRVIDYLIKPFTFERFKVAFDKFLALHQVSQQSGPTTQATLDKFFNHQVDEPVNQFKLQHLPKGLSRPTLTKVVQQVDIMHVPFSTEELAKLIDLSRISTKKYILFLLQIGYLQETMEYREIGRPITLYLKNQEHEKSIQDYI; via the coding sequence ATGAACGTCTTAATTATTGAAGATGATCCAATGGTTGCCTCGTTAAATCATCAATTTGTCACAAGAGTTTACCCAAATGCACTAGTTAACAGTGTTCAAAAAATTGAACTAGCCCGTCAACTGGTTAAAGGAAAAAAAGTCGATTTATTATTATTAGACGTTTATTTGCCTGATATGTTGGGCACAGATTTCTTATTGGAATTATATCGAGAAAATATATCAATTCCAGTCATTTTGATTACTGCTGCTGATGATCATCAGACGGTCAAGCATGCTCTTGATTATCGAGTAATCGATTATTTAATTAAACCATTTACATTTGAACGCTTCAAAGTAGCCTTTGATAAATTTTTGGCTTTACACCAAGTATCACAGCAGAGTGGGCCGACAACGCAAGCGACACTTGATAAGTTTTTTAACCATCAAGTTGATGAACCAGTTAATCAGTTTAAGTTGCAACATTTACCTAAGGGTCTTTCACGGCCGACCTTGACAAAAGTTGTCCAGCAAGTCGACATTATGCATGTCCCTTTTTCGACTGAAGAATTGGCTAAATTGATTGATTTATCGCGTATTTCAACAAAAAAATATATTTTATTTTTATTGCAAATCGGCTACTTACAAGAAACAATGGAATATCGTGAAATTGGTCGTCCGATAACGCTCTATTTGAAAAATCAGGAACACGAAAAAAGTATTCAAGATTATATTTAA
- a CDS encoding ATP-binding protein: MLLIKNKKSRFSLQATIILIVVCSTLVSLIASMFLIRHYVVEQEYRHTKDKISVVADIVAQEDGIVQALENRESTVDVQALTMGITDITQVDFVVVVDTDMLRLSHPDANVIGKPFSNPADIQEALDGKKHFSIKKGILGEGIRYFVPVYSSSGEIIGVVCVGLTMKTINLDIKNAQNTIFIGILLGLTVGVIGAIFLAKKIKKVLFGLEPIEIAEAMREKELVENEITESIIAIDQQKRLMLINKEAYQLVAKIDDTLQLKIKEPIPTVLYDLFFSEVFIQQDRLMNQTISANSLDLIANMSPIYAENEFNGAVVTFRDESDMSQLIHQLSGTEQYIDSLRAQTHEFMNKMQVIMGMIELGQYQEVSVFIQHLHSNYKAEVGYITDKIKTPAIAGFLLGKVNEANEQGIKFIINDKSFLPNLPIDDNSHFLLQILGNIINNAFDAVKGVELKEVTLLLTYDNEGEIVMMSVTDTGPGIAKEIQDKIFEKKFSTKAEQRGYGLYLVKKSVTARDGIIDVSIDDTGRTHFYVEFPIIKGSEDTK; the protein is encoded by the coding sequence ATGTTATTAATTAAAAATAAAAAATCACGCTTTTCTTTACAGGCCACAATTATTTTGATTGTTGTTTGTTCAACACTTGTATCATTAATTGCCTCAATGTTTTTAATTAGACATTACGTGGTGGAACAAGAGTATCGCCATACAAAAGACAAAATCAGTGTTGTGGCAGATATTGTTGCGCAAGAGGACGGTATTGTTCAAGCTCTAGAAAATCGAGAATCAACGGTGGATGTTCAAGCATTAACAATGGGAATTACAGATATCACACAAGTTGATTTTGTAGTTGTCGTGGATACAGACATGCTAAGACTATCACACCCAGATGCTAATGTAATTGGCAAACCTTTTTCAAACCCAGCGGATATTCAAGAGGCATTAGATGGAAAAAAACATTTTTCCATTAAAAAAGGTATTCTAGGTGAAGGTATTCGTTACTTTGTTCCAGTTTATAGCTCTTCAGGTGAGATTATTGGGGTTGTGTGTGTAGGGTTGACGATGAAAACAATTAACCTAGATATTAAGAATGCACAAAATACTATTTTTATTGGTATTCTTTTGGGATTAACTGTCGGGGTGATTGGGGCAATTTTTTTAGCGAAGAAGATTAAAAAAGTTTTATTTGGTTTGGAACCAATAGAAATTGCTGAAGCAATGAGGGAAAAAGAGTTGGTAGAAAATGAAATTACTGAAAGTATTATTGCCATCGATCAGCAAAAACGCTTAATGCTAATTAATAAAGAAGCCTATCAGTTAGTAGCGAAGATAGATGATACATTACAATTAAAAATAAAAGAACCAATTCCTACAGTCTTATACGATTTATTTTTTTCTGAGGTTTTTATTCAACAAGACCGGTTGATGAATCAGACGATTTCGGCTAATTCGCTAGATTTAATTGCAAATATGTCTCCAATTTATGCGGAGAATGAATTTAATGGTGCAGTAGTCACATTTCGTGATGAATCAGATATGAGTCAACTCATTCATCAGTTAAGTGGGACTGAGCAGTATATCGACTCTTTACGAGCCCAAACCCATGAATTTATGAATAAAATGCAAGTGATTATGGGAATGATTGAGTTAGGTCAATATCAAGAAGTATCAGTCTTTATTCAACACTTACATTCTAACTATAAAGCGGAAGTAGGTTACATTACTGATAAAATTAAGACACCAGCTATTGCTGGATTTTTACTTGGAAAAGTGAATGAAGCTAACGAACAAGGAATTAAGTTTATTATTAATGACAAGTCGTTTTTACCTAATTTACCAATCGATGATAATAGTCACTTTTTATTACAGATACTAGGAAATATTATTAATAATGCTTTTGATGCCGTAAAAGGCGTTGAACTGAAAGAAGTCACTTTACTACTAACTTATGATAATGAAGGTGAAATTGTCATGATGAGCGTTACTGATACAGGGCCAGGAATTGCTAAAGAGATTCAAGATAAAATTTTTGAGAAGAAGTTTTCAACGAAAGCGGAACAGCGAGGTTATGGTCTTTATTTAGTTAAGAAGTCTGTCACAGCTCGAGATGGAATTATTGACGTGTCAATAGATGACACAGGGAGAACGCATTTTTATGTGGAATTTCCAATTATAAAAGGGAGTGAAGATACAAAATGA
- a CDS encoding RpiB/LacA/LacB family sugar-phosphate isomerase, whose translation MMKIVIGADPLGFDLKNTVKELLEHEGHDVMDVSTNDPIEYQSVGFEVGKRIASKQFDYGFIFCGTGMGVSLVANKFTGVYCALCESIETATLSRKINNANILAMGGLVVTPYMAKKMVQSFLTTDFSYGFDHSDPDTLRCGYEAVQQLEKEIQVINQKN comes from the coding sequence ATGATGAAAATAGTAATAGGTGCTGATCCATTAGGTTTTGATTTGAAAAATACTGTAAAAGAGCTTTTAGAACATGAAGGACATGACGTAATGGATGTTTCAACTAATGATCCCATTGAATATCAATCTGTTGGATTTGAAGTTGGTAAACGAATTGCGTCAAAACAATTTGATTATGGTTTTATCTTTTGTGGTACTGGAATGGGTGTTAGCTTAGTTGCAAATAAATTTACTGGTGTGTACTGTGCACTGTGTGAAAGCATTGAAACAGCCACACTTTCTCGTAAAATTAACAATGCCAATATTTTAGCAATGGGTGGATTAGTTGTCACACCATATATGGCTAAAAAAATGGTTCAATCATTTTTAACAACCGACTTTTCTTATGGATTTGATCATTCTGATCCAGATACTTTAAGATGTGGTTATGAAGCAGTTCAACAATTAGAAAAAGAGATTCAAGTGATTAATCAAAAAAATTAA
- a CDS encoding 6-phospho-beta-glucosidase → MAFRKDFLWGGATAANQCEGGYNLDGRGLANVDLAPVGKDRFPVITGEMQMFNFDEEHFYPAKEAIDMYHHYKEDIALFGEMGFKTYRLSIAWSRIFPNGDEKEPNEASLKFYEDLFKECHKYGIEPLVTITHFDCPMHLVKEYGAWRNRKLVGFYENLCRVIFKRYKGLVKYWLTFNEINMILHAPFMGAGLYFEAGDNKEQVKYQAAHHELLASAIATKIAHEVDPENRVGCMLAAGANYSYTCKPEDVWAAKKADRENYFFIDVQSRGEYPAYALKEMERAGIQIVMEDGDLELLKAHTVDFISFSYYSSRVQTTDPELLEQTAGNIFASVKNPYLEASEWGWQIDPLGLRITMNDLYDRYQKPLFIVENGLGAIDVPDENGHVVDDYRISYLAAHIQAMKDAVEQDGVDLLGYTTWGCIDLVSAGTGEMKKRYGFIYVDRDNEGNGTLKRSKKKSFDWYKKVIATNGEDLSN, encoded by the coding sequence ATGGCATTTAGAAAAGATTTTTTATGGGGTGGCGCAACTGCTGCTAATCAGTGTGAAGGTGGATATAATTTAGATGGGCGTGGATTAGCTAATGTTGATTTAGCACCAGTAGGTAAAGATCGCTTTCCTGTAATTACTGGTGAGATGCAAATGTTTAATTTTGACGAGGAACATTTTTATCCAGCTAAAGAGGCAATTGATATGTACCATCATTATAAAGAAGATATTGCATTATTTGGTGAAATGGGTTTTAAAACCTATCGTTTATCGATTGCTTGGAGTCGGATTTTTCCAAATGGTGATGAAAAAGAACCAAATGAAGCCAGTTTAAAGTTTTATGAAGATTTGTTTAAAGAATGCCATAAATATGGAATCGAACCACTTGTAACGATTACACATTTCGATTGTCCAATGCATTTGGTAAAAGAATATGGAGCTTGGCGCAATCGAAAATTAGTTGGCTTTTATGAAAATTTATGTCGTGTGATTTTTAAACGTTACAAAGGTTTAGTTAAATATTGGTTGACTTTCAATGAAATTAATATGATTTTACATGCACCATTTATGGGTGCTGGCCTTTATTTTGAAGCAGGTGATAATAAAGAGCAAGTTAAATATCAAGCAGCTCATCATGAATTATTAGCGAGTGCAATTGCGACTAAAATTGCTCATGAAGTTGATCCAGAAAATCGAGTAGGCTGTATGTTAGCTGCTGGAGCCAATTATAGTTATACATGTAAGCCTGAAGATGTTTGGGCAGCTAAAAAAGCTGATCGAGAAAATTATTTCTTTATTGATGTTCAATCACGAGGAGAATATCCAGCATATGCTTTGAAGGAAATGGAGCGAGCAGGTATTCAAATTGTTATGGAAGATGGCGACTTAGAATTATTGAAGGCTCATACTGTTGATTTTATTTCTTTTTCTTATTATTCTTCTCGTGTTCAAACAACAGACCCTGAATTACTAGAGCAAACAGCTGGAAATATCTTTGCATCAGTTAAAAACCCTTATTTAGAAGCAAGCGAATGGGGTTGGCAAATTGATCCATTGGGTCTAAGAATTACAATGAATGACTTATATGATCGTTATCAAAAACCATTATTTATTGTAGAAAATGGTCTGGGAGCCATTGATGTTCCTGATGAAAATGGTCATGTAGTAGATGACTATCGAATTAGTTATTTGGCAGCGCATATTCAAGCGATGAAAGATGCGGTTGAACAAGATGGAGTTGATTTATTAGGGTATACGACATGGGGCTGTATTGATTTAGTTAGTGCTGGAACAGGAGAAATGAAGAAACGTTATGGCTTTATCTATGTCGACCGTGATAATGAAGGTAATGGGACTTTAAAACGCTCTAAGAAAAAATCATTTGACTGGTATAAAAAGGTTATTGCCACAAATGGTGAAGACTTAAGTAATTAA
- the licT gene encoding BglG family transcription antiterminator LicT, which translates to MYIINKVLNNNVVISYNEKNEEIIIMGKGLAFGKKTNDEVDPIKIEKIFSNHQAVNFLDMERLFQDVDERIIDISKEIVLIAERDLAHQYSDKTYLTLIDHINYAVKRYAEGITIPNPLLLEIKKFYPGEYQVALKGLKLLKNQLDINFSNDEAGFIALHLVTNNLGQKTVQETIKATGMVRDILAIIRRYFGIDFNESSLNYTRMVTHIQYFVQRILMETTFKEQDDFLYELIQSKYPKAFQCSLRVKDYLEKKHAIKVDDSELIYLVIHINRVVDEFDKK; encoded by the coding sequence ATGTATATTATTAACAAGGTTTTAAATAATAATGTTGTTATCTCTTATAATGAAAAAAACGAAGAAATTATTATCATGGGAAAGGGACTCGCTTTTGGAAAAAAAACTAATGATGAAGTAGATCCTATAAAAATCGAGAAAATTTTTTCCAATCATCAAGCCGTTAATTTTTTAGACATGGAGCGGTTATTTCAAGATGTCGATGAACGAATTATTGATATATCGAAAGAAATTGTTTTAATTGCTGAGCGCGATTTAGCTCATCAATATTCAGATAAAACCTATTTAACACTAATAGATCATATTAATTATGCTGTGAAACGCTATGCTGAGGGGATTACAATTCCTAATCCATTGTTACTAGAAATTAAAAAGTTTTATCCGGGGGAATATCAAGTTGCACTAAAAGGCTTAAAATTATTAAAAAATCAACTTGATATTAATTTTAGTAACGATGAAGCAGGATTCATTGCCCTACATCTTGTCACTAATAATTTAGGACAAAAAACAGTCCAAGAAACAATCAAAGCAACGGGAATGGTTCGTGATATTTTGGCGATTATTCGACGATATTTTGGAATTGATTTTAATGAATCTTCCTTAAATTACACGCGAATGGTCACGCATATTCAATATTTTGTTCAAAGAATTTTAATGGAGACAACATTTAAAGAGCAGGATGATTTTTTATATGAATTAATTCAGAGTAAATACCCTAAAGCCTTTCAATGTAGTCTACGTGTCAAAGACTATTTAGAAAAAAAACATGCAATTAAAGTAGACGACTCTGAGTTAATTTATTTGGTTATTCATATTAACCGAGTAGTTGATGAATTTGATAAAAAATAA
- a CDS encoding beta-glucoside-specific PTS transporter subunit IIABC, with the protein MAKQSNRDLAQTIVTLVGGKSNIISLVHCATRLRFKLKDESIAKTAELNKLDGVIQVVQSGGQYQVVIGSHVSEVFEPIIELTGLDNNDTVVSEKQGGNVLNKLVDIISGIFTPFLGALAGIGVLRGFLTLATVTQLLSVDSGTYKILLAASDGFMQFLPMAIAITAAKKFKADPFVSLAIASALVYPEITANATTGILNFFGLPIIMAPTGYMQTVIPIILFVWVQSYVENFAKKISPSFLKIIMVPLVTILIMVPLTFVAIGPLGTIFGTVLGKGYGAIFGFSPILAGLIMGGLWQVFVMFGMHWGLIPIALNNLTVNNFDTMTPMLLGAVIAQAGASLAVAIRTKNQKRKALAISGTLTAFFGITEPTVYGVTLPLKKPFIAACIGGAVGGAIIAGSGVKMFTGGLVSLLSIPGFISTIDGVESSVVMGIIGTIIAFIIAFILTLVLGFDLEKESESVSSEGDSKITVKSDSKKTMIQAPMTGKVIKLTDVEDDVFSSGALGKGAAIEPTSGELRAPISGVVTTVFPTGHAIGITSDDGIEILMHIGMDTVELNGEGFEIQIKENDKVQPGDLLVKVNLDLIEEKGYSTVTPIIITNTPEFIDVLDFDQNDVVSGEDLLTVIK; encoded by the coding sequence ATGGCAAAACAATCAAACCGAGACTTAGCACAAACTATTGTAACATTAGTTGGAGGTAAGTCGAATATTATTAGCTTAGTTCATTGTGCGACACGCTTGAGATTTAAATTAAAGGATGAATCGATTGCTAAGACTGCTGAATTAAATAAGTTAGATGGTGTCATTCAAGTCGTTCAAAGTGGAGGTCAATATCAAGTTGTTATTGGGAGTCACGTGAGTGAAGTATTTGAACCGATTATCGAATTAACTGGTCTTGATAACAATGACACAGTAGTTTCTGAAAAACAAGGTGGCAATGTATTAAATAAGCTAGTCGATATTATATCTGGGATTTTCACTCCGTTTTTAGGAGCACTAGCCGGGATTGGAGTTTTAAGAGGATTTTTAACATTAGCGACAGTGACACAGTTATTATCTGTTGATTCAGGAACATACAAAATTTTATTAGCGGCATCCGATGGCTTTATGCAATTTTTACCGATGGCAATTGCGATTACAGCAGCGAAAAAATTTAAAGCGGATCCTTTTGTTTCATTGGCAATTGCGTCGGCGTTAGTTTATCCAGAGATTACAGCTAATGCGACAACAGGGATATTAAATTTTTTCGGGCTACCTATCATTATGGCCCCCACAGGATATATGCAAACGGTTATTCCAATAATTTTATTTGTTTGGGTCCAGTCATATGTTGAAAATTTTGCTAAAAAGATTTCACCTAGTTTCTTAAAAATCATTATGGTCCCATTGGTGACGATTTTAATTATGGTACCTCTAACATTTGTTGCTATCGGACCTTTAGGAACTATCTTTGGGACAGTTTTAGGCAAAGGATACGGTGCTATCTTTGGTTTTAGTCCAATTCTAGCTGGTCTAATTATGGGAGGCTTATGGCAAGTATTTGTAATGTTTGGTATGCATTGGGGACTAATTCCAATTGCTCTAAATAATTTAACAGTTAATAACTTTGATACAATGACACCAATGTTATTAGGTGCTGTTATTGCACAAGCGGGTGCTTCTTTAGCGGTCGCTATACGTACTAAAAATCAAAAACGTAAAGCCTTAGCTATTTCGGGCACACTAACCGCCTTTTTTGGTATCACAGAGCCGACTGTCTACGGAGTAACACTACCACTGAAAAAACCATTTATAGCAGCTTGTATTGGTGGTGCTGTGGGAGGCGCAATTATAGCTGGTAGTGGTGTGAAAATGTTTACTGGTGGTTTAGTTAGTTTGTTAAGCATTCCAGGTTTTATTAGTACTATTGATGGTGTTGAGTCAAGTGTAGTTATGGGCATTATTGGGACAATTATTGCTTTTATTATTGCGTTTATTTTAACGTTAGTTTTAGGCTTTGATTTAGAAAAAGAATCAGAATCAGTTAGCAGCGAAGGAGACAGTAAAATTACAGTTAAAAGTGATAGTAAAAAAACAATGATTCAAGCACCGATGACTGGAAAAGTGATTAAATTAACTGACGTTGAGGATGATGTTTTTTCATCAGGTGCGTTAGGTAAAGGTGCTGCTATTGAACCAACTAGTGGAGAATTAAGAGCACCAATTTCAGGTGTTGTTACAACGGTCTTCCCAACAGGTCATGCGATTGGGATTACTTCAGATGATGGAATCGAAATTTTAATGCATATTGGCATGGATACCGTCGAACTAAATGGTGAAGGTTTTGAGATTCAAATAAAAGAAAACGATAAAGTTCAACCTGGTGATTTATTGGTTAAGGTTAATTTAGACCTTATTGAGGAAAAAGGTTACTCGACAGTGACACCTATTATCATCACTAATACACCAGAATTTATAGATGTACTTGATTTCGATCAGAACGATGTAGTAAGTGGTGAAGATTTATTAACGGTCATTAAATGA
- a CDS encoding linear amide C-N hydrolase, with amino-acid sequence MCTNAAIQSQEGHFYWARTMDFPMNFFDNNGVLKYFGKKEPIQFVTEKITPSYDFIGMGLGDGNLTVMDGINSEGLVGGLFYFEEFTTATESELAKKNKKPVAINEMVTYFLAQCRTIGDVAYLASQLAVIDKTTTGQPGSAPLHLTFMDTTGESVILEPDHNGEFTIHRNVTHTMTNSPTYDWHVTNLRNYVNLSGFTIDQLELGDLIIKDIESGSGLLGLPGDYTSPSRFIKITLLTHLMDQPEDKTALKDLYRVFNSVIIPKGIEKNTPTISDYTSYWIGYNIEKREFIMSQEGSLSFSCDNLDSIRKHFKGKTGELPFTSEETFKTLTKHRAS; translated from the coding sequence ATGTGTACTAATGCTGCAATTCAATCACAAGAAGGTCATTTTTATTGGGCACGAACTATGGACTTTCCAATGAATTTTTTTGATAATAATGGTGTACTAAAATACTTCGGCAAAAAAGAACCCATTCAATTTGTTACTGAAAAAATTACACCAAGCTATGATTTTATTGGTATGGGACTTGGAGACGGTAATTTAACTGTGATGGATGGTATCAATAGTGAAGGCTTAGTTGGCGGTCTCTTTTATTTCGAAGAATTTACAACAGCAACTGAAAGTGAATTAGCTAAAAAAAATAAAAAACCTGTTGCAATCAATGAAATGGTCACTTATTTTTTAGCACAATGCCGGACCATCGGTGATGTCGCTTACCTAGCATCGCAATTGGCTGTAATTGATAAGACCACAACCGGACAACCTGGTAGCGCACCCCTTCATTTAACCTTTATGGATACCACAGGTGAATCGGTTATTTTAGAACCGGACCATAATGGTGAATTTACCATTCATCGTAATGTGACACACACTATGACAAATAGTCCAACATATGACTGGCATGTCACTAATTTACGAAATTATGTCAATCTTTCTGGTTTTACCATTGACCAGTTAGAATTAGGTGATTTAATAATCAAAGATATCGAAAGTGGCTCTGGTCTTTTGGGCCTTCCTGGTGACTATACAAGCCCTTCACGATTTATCAAGATTACATTACTAACTCATTTAATGGATCAACCAGAAGATAAAACCGCATTGAAAGATTTATATCGAGTGTTTAATTCAGTTATTATTCCAAAAGGAATTGAAAAAAATACACCGACAATTAGTGACTATACTAGTTACTGGATTGGCTATAATATTGAAAAAAGAGAATTCATTATGTCACAAGAAGGCTCACTTAGTTTTTCTTGTGACAATCTTGATTCCATTAGAAAACATTTTAAAGGTAAAACAGGTGAATTACCATTTACCTCTGAGGAAACATTTAAAACATTAACAAAACATAGAGCGTCTTAA